CACGCCTTTCCGAAATAAGGCCTTCCACGCTTGCCCAGGCTGCACTTATCGAAGGCATGACGCCTGCGGGTCTGCAGGCGATAAGAGTAGGCCTGGGAAAATAAATTTACTGCAAGCCTTCTATTTCAGCAAGTTTTGCACTTGCCCTGGCGGAAAAACCTCCTGTCTTGTCAAGACGGATAATATCAAGAAGGTGCTTTCTGGCTTCTTCCGTATTCCCTGTTTCGATATAAACCTGAGCGATGTCCCAGTGTGCCTCGATGTAATCCGGGTACAGTTCCAGAGCGCGATTTAAAGCGGTAACAGCCGAAGCATTATCGCCTGTTCTGGAATAAACCACTCCCAGGGCATCCCAGGCCGGCGTAAGATCTGGCCTTATGCCGACCGCCTTGGACAGACTTGCTTTAGCCTCTGTCAGTTTGCCCATGGTGATATAAACAAGGGCCATATTATAAAGTGTATTTTCAGGCGTCTTGTAAAGATCGTCATCAAGGGCCTTCTTGAAATATTTCAGGGCTTCCTCGTTTTTGTTGAGCTTTGCAAGGAGATCTCCCTTGAGATTGTATGCCTCGCTCTTCATGCCTGGATGATCGTACTCGAGATTGCCGGCATACTCTATCGCCTTATCGACATAGGGAATAGCTTCAGCAGGTTTGTCCCACTGCCTGTAAGTGAGCGCATATCCATAATAGATTTCAGGATCAGCAGGGTTTGCCTTCTGCCCCTTTTTGAGCTCGACCAGCGCGCCCTGCATATCGTTCTGGGAAAGCTTTTCCATCGCAAGCTGGTATGACGGGCTCGAAATCTTCCTCTGTTTTGCGAATGTTCCAGCACACCCTGCAATTGCCAGTATCACAAGAATTATGATTATTTTTTTCATTCATGCCTCCGTGTCGATAGTAGTGAAAATTAAATCACATATCTTTACGTTCGATTACTTTCCACTCGTCTTCCGAATCCGAGGTTGTATCTATTGTCAGATGGATTATTTTCAGATTTGGATACAGGCCCTTCAGGTCGGCAAGGTCAACCGGTTCAAACCTGTTTTTATTGTTCAGATATGCCTGCTCGGTAATTGCATTCGATTCGTAGTTTTCCCTGGTTCTCCTGGAAATTCTGTTCAGGGAGACTTCCTGGGGGCAGACGGTCTGCTGTATGACAAAGGTCTTATTGTTCAGAGCGGCCACTTCGGCGGCCCTTCGCCTCAATTTCTGCGTGATGAATGTTGCGTCGAGTATGACCCCCTTATCTTTAGCAGCAAGTTCTGAAGCCCTCCTGAACATTTCGTCATAGACAAGGTTTCTTTTGTCCATGCTCGATGCGACCTTCTCATCGAATATGTCTTCCCCCTTTAGCACCTCGAGGCGGATGAGGTCTGTCCTCAGGATGACATAGCCTTTCATCCTTGCTATCACTTCGGTCGTCTCGGTCTTGTATGATGCCGGCAGACCGCATGATATCAGAATAATATCGTTTCCCAGTTCCCTGCTCATATATTCTTTAAACGGCTCTCTCATTAATACAATCTCCAGTCCTTTTCTCAAAATGAGTTTATACCGAAGTTACCGGCAACGAAAGCGGGTATTTCAAGATTGCCCATAAGCACCGGCTGCTGGTGGCAATCAGACCCGCCGCTCACAAGCAGGCCATGTCTTCTTGCAAAAGCCAGGTAAGAATCCGTTGCCTTCGGAGTCAACCTTGAGTGCCAGCATTCGATTCCGTTGATATTATCAAGCATCGATGATTCTATTGCTTTCTGCTGAATTGAAAGATCGGCAGAAACCGCCCTTAAAGAAGTGCCGTTCGGGTCATCCGGATGTGCCAGAAACAACAGCCCTCCCGCACCCCTTATAAGGTTAGAGGCTTCTTCAAGGGACAGGTGCATTTTAGGTAAATTAAGCCTGACAAGGTATCTGTCAAAGGCCTCCTGCCTGTTTTTCACAATGCCCCTTTCAATCAGATAGTCAGCTATATGAGGCCTGCCTATGGCACCTTCGGTCCTTTCCTGGATTTTTCTGATATCATCTTCACCCAGTATATTTTTGCCCTCTCCTGAAAGCTCACTGTTGAGATTTTCAAGAATGATCAGTGCCCTTTTTCTACGGTACGAACTGAGTTCGGCAAGTTTGGACACCAGTGTTTTGTTGTCGGGATCGAAATTATAGCCCAGGAAATCAAGCGATATGTCCTTGCCTTCAGTAAACTCCGGGTGGTTGAACGTAACGTTAAGCTCTACGCCGGTAATATAAGACATCCTGTATTTTTGAGCCAGACCGGCCGCCTCTCTCTGTGATGAGATCGAATCGTGGTCGGTTATCGAGATGAGATTAATGCCCCTGATGGACGCCTCCCTGAATATTTCCTCAAGATGCCATCTGCCGTCCGAACCGTCTTTAGAATGTATATGCAGGTCTATCTTTATCATTTAGACTGTCTGACATAGTCTGCGGCCAGCCTGTAATATTCGGATGCCCTGTCGAATGCCGCCTTTCTTCCCGCATCGTCCATCCCGGTATCACCCGACATGAAGGAATTGACCTTTGCCCTGACATAGGCGCGGTATATTTTATAGAAGGAAAGCACGTCATGCATGGTGCTGTCCCCTGACGCCTTTATGTATGTCTCGACAAATTCCTGTGCAAGGCTGTCATATCCGTTATAGTCGAGATCCATGGCCAGAAAGGCTATGTCCTGAGCCGCATCGCCGTAGCGAAAGCGCTCGTTGAAGTCTATGCAGTCGAGTATCGTGATTCTGTCGTCAAAAAGGAATATATGCTGAAGGTGGAGGTCGCCGTGACCTTCTTTTATGAATCCACCCTCAAGCCTTGCTTCAAAAATTCCTGCGTTATTTTCCATGAATTTGCGGCTCCACGATTCGATCAGCATGTAATCCTCAGCCGAAACAGGTCCGCCGACATAACCCCTTGTCTGGTCGAAATTCTCGATTATGTTGAAGCTGATGGTATCCATTTTACCATAAGACCTGGCCTTGCCGTCTGACGGTATCGCCGCGTATATTTCTGCAAGGCGCTCTCCCAGTCTTTTTATGTCGCCAGTGCCGGCCTGCCCTTTTTTAAGAAGGTTAAGCAGCATGCCGTTTTCGTCTATGCGCTTCATTCTGAGAGCCGTCTCGACGATGTCGGAATTATCACCTATTAGAAAACTATCTCCTTTTTTCGATATAGGCACCACATCGAGATAGACATCGGGCGAGAACCGCGAATTAAGCCTTAATTCCTCGTCCACATAAAAGCGCCTTTTTTCCGGTGTTGTGAAGTCAAGAAAACCCAGATTTACCGGCTTCTTCAGCTTGTAAACAAAGTCGTCGCAGATGAAAACCCATGAATGATGCGTCTGGACAAAATCAACTTTCAAGGTCTTTTCCGGATATACGGCCGGATCGTTCATAAAAGAAATCAGTTCCATTTCAGCCTTTTCCTCCTGCAAGCTGGCCGCATGCGGCCATTATGTCTTTTCCCCTTTCCTTTCTGATTACAACGGTAAAGTGCCTTGACTTCAGGTATTCCTGGAAAGTGAATACATCATTATCCGACGGCGCGACGAATTTCGCCCCCGGCCACGGGTTGAATGGTATAAGATTGATTTTTGCCCTTATCCCGTGGAGGAAACTCACGAGCGCTTTGGCGTCGGCAAGTGTGTCGTTGAAGCCGCCCAGCATTACATATTCGATCGTAATCGTGCGCCTTGGCGGCAGCTCTATGGACATGAGAGCCTTTTTAAGTTCCGCCAGGGGATATTTTTTATTTATCGGCATTATGGCCGAGCGCTTTTCATCGGTTGCGGCATTCAGGGATACTGCGATGCCGATTCCCATATCCGGCCAGATATCCGGTATCTTGGGGATAATGCCGCAGGTTGATATGGTGATGCGGCGTGTCGAGAAGCCGGGTCCGTTGGAATCCAGAAGGATCTTTACCGCTTTCAGCACGTTTTCATAATTGAGCAGAGGTTCTCCCATGCCCATAAGCACGATATTCCTGAAAAGCTTTTCCGGATAAAGCCTTCTCGGAATAAGCACCTGGGCAAGTATTTCGGCAGGCAGTAGATTTCTTCTAAACCCCAGTGTGGCCGTACAACAGAAATCACATCCCATGGCGCATCCTGCCTGCGAAGATACACAGATGGTAAAATAGTCTTCATCTGGAATCAGCACGCTTTCGATTACTTCACCATCGCCAAGGGTGTACGCAAGCTTTTCTGTCCCGTCGGAACTTATCTGACGGGCTCTTATTTCGGGATACCCGATATAAGCCTCTTCACTTATCTTCTTTCTAAGCGGCAGCGATATATTGGTCATCTCCTCGATATGTCTGGCACCCTTCTGATAGAGCCACTGAAAGGCCTGCGCGCCTCTGAACGGCTTGTCGCCGATAATGTCTGCAAGCTCTTGTCTGTCGAGACCGAGAAGGTTTGTCTTTGTCTCGCTCAATATCAGTTCCCTTTCAGTTTCCATGATTTTCGTCGTATATCATAATTCATTTAATGAATGGCAAAAGAATTTCCCCGATGATATAATACTCATCGGATTTGAAGATGTTTTTTCAGGGAGCACCACCCAATACGGTTGCAAAGGAGATCCTTCATGCAGGCGCCAAAGCTTAATGTTGATATGGAAGATGCCGGCACGTCTCAGCGTTTTGAGCAGATCAGGAAAACCCTGCTTTCCACCCCTGTGTGCCTGTGCCCGGAGCGTGCCCTGCTGATTACGGAATATTTCAAGAAGCATGACAACAAAAAAGAGCCTATGGTCATACGAAGGGCCAGGGCCCTTGAATATCTGCTTGCAAATAAAAAGATCAATATCTTTCCCGGTGAGCTGATTGCAGGGAATATGGGTACCAGCCGCATCTCGGCGATCATGCAGCCGGAGCTGGCCAGCGTCTTCATGAGCGAGGAACTCCTGTGGATAGACAGGCGGAAGACCACGCCCTTTAAAATGCCGTTTAGGGAGCGGCTCAATCTTTTCCTGAAGGTAAACCCCTACTGGCTGACGCGGAATCTGGCCTTCAAGGCCTTTTTCCCCAATCTTGGCAGAATGGCGCGCTATACAAAGGAGCAGCTGAACGCCACCTACTATCTGATAAACGAGGCAGGCGGCATCGGGCATTTCCTGCCGAACTACGAGAGGCTGTTGAAGTCGGGATTAAACGGATACCTGAAGGAACTTGACGGAAGAGAAGATGATTTCAGCAGGGCTGCAAGAATATGCTGCCAGGCGGTTGGTGTCTATGCGGCAAGGCTTTCTGCCAAGACACGCGCTCTGGCTGCGGCCGAACCGGATGAGAACCGTGCTGCCGAACTGAGGGAAATAGGCCGCATATGCAGCAGGGTACCGATGAATCCGCCGGAGACGTTGCATGAGGCCCTCCAGGCCCTCTGGATCGCACACATGGCAGTAAACATGGAGGGACTCAACTCCGCGATATCATTCGGTCGGATAGACCAGTATCTCTACCCGTTCTACAAAGCCGACATGGATGCAGGGAGGATAACACCTGATAAGGCAAGGGAACTGTTGCTGCTGTTTTCAGCCAAGGCTGTAGAGCATGTCTTCCTTCTTTCGGAAAGGACCAGCCAGTATCACGGAGGATATCTTGTGGTTCAGGCCGCTATCGTAGGTGGTATGGATGAAGAAGGTAATGACGCTACAAACGAACTTACCTACATATTCCTGGATGTCATGGAGCGGCTGGGGCTGAGGGATCCGAACTATCAGGCCAGGATACACAAAGGCTCCCCTGAACACTACATCAGGCGTGTTACCGACGTTGTCAGAAAGGGTGGTGGAACCCCTGCAGTCTTCGGCGATGAAGCGGCCATAGAGGCACTGACATCGCACGGCTTTCCCCTGAGAGAAGCCAGAAACTATGCCGTTGTCGGCTGCGTGGAGCTTGCGCTTCCGGGCAAAAGTTTCTTCTCGACCGATGCCGGTCTTCTGAACCTGCCGCTCTGCATGGAGCTTGCCCTCAATCAAGGCAGGAGGTTCGGGAAAAAAGCCAGGCTTGGTGCCGATACGCCCGACCCGTTGACAATGACGAACATGGAGCAGGTCATAGACGCCTTCCGCAGGCAGGTGGATTTCATGGCGGCAAGGATGATTGACGATCTCAGAGTCATGGAGACGGGGAACCGCGACCATCACCCTACGCCATTTTCCTCCATGCTGGTTGACGGATGCATTGAAAGCGGCAGGGACGTGACCGCGGGAGGGGCCCTCTACAATTCGAGCGGCGTGCAGGGTGTGGGTCTGGCCGATGTGGCTGATTCACTGGCCGCCATTGACGATGTTGTATTTACACGGAAAAAATATACCATGGCTGAAGTCATAAATGCCGTTAAAAATAATTTCAACAGTGCGGGAGTATTGCGTTCTGAACTTTTGAAGGCCCCTAAATTCGGATATGATGATCCACTGCCGGACAATTATGCCAACATGGCTGCGCATATTTTTCACGACGCACTCAATAGACATGATAACACTCGCGGCGGGCGCTATGTGCCTGGTTTCTATTCAGTTACCTGCCATGTGGCGTTCGGCAAAAGGACGCCGGCGCTTCCGAGCGGCAGACTTGCAGGAGAGCCTTTTGCGTCCAGTCTGGGGCCATCAAACGGCAGAGATCGCCTGGGCCCGACAGCCCTTCTCAATTCAGTGGCCCATGTCGATTCCAGACTGGCCATGAATGGCTATGCGCTTAATCTCAGATTCGATCCTTCCACGCTCTCGGGCGAAAAGGGAGTAGACATCCTGTCGTCGCTTGTAAAAGGGTTCTTCTCGCAGGGCGGCATGGAAATGCAGCTCAATGTGCTTGATGCGGAAAAGCTCGAAGACGCAAGATTACATCCCGGAAAGTATCCCGGGCTTGTGGTGAGGGTGGCGGGCTACTGCGCCTATTTCGACGATCTGCCGGAAGACAGCAAGCTGGAAATCATTTCCCGCACCCGGCTGAGGGTATGATTTGGATTTTGAAAATAACTTCTTTTTCTTACAGGAATCCGGATTCCATCATAACTGTATGCTAGAAAATGTTTTTCAAAGCCATATATCAAAATAATTGTTTACCACGAAGAGCACGAAAGTAACGAAGTAAAGCCTGTAAGGATTAATAGAAAACCGATTATACCTTTTAACATTTATTACCTTCGTGCTCTTCGTGTCCTTGGTGGTGAATATGATTTCTTGTGAAGATGTTCATAC
This genomic window from Desulfomonilia bacterium contains:
- the rlmN gene encoding 23S rRNA (adenine(2503)-C(2))-methyltransferase RlmN, with the translated sequence METERELILSETKTNLLGLDRQELADIIGDKPFRGAQAFQWLYQKGARHIEEMTNISLPLRKKISEEAYIGYPEIRARQISSDGTEKLAYTLGDGEVIESVLIPDEDYFTICVSSQAGCAMGCDFCCTATLGFRRNLLPAEILAQVLIPRRLYPEKLFRNIVLMGMGEPLLNYENVLKAVKILLDSNGPGFSTRRITISTCGIIPKIPDIWPDMGIGIAVSLNAATDEKRSAIMPINKKYPLAELKKALMSIELPPRRTITIEYVMLGGFNDTLADAKALVSFLHGIRAKINLIPFNPWPGAKFVAPSDNDVFTFQEYLKSRHFTVVIRKERGKDIMAACGQLAGGKG
- a CDS encoding pyruvate formate lyase family protein, translated to MQAPKLNVDMEDAGTSQRFEQIRKTLLSTPVCLCPERALLITEYFKKHDNKKEPMVIRRARALEYLLANKKINIFPGELIAGNMGTSRISAIMQPELASVFMSEELLWIDRRKTTPFKMPFRERLNLFLKVNPYWLTRNLAFKAFFPNLGRMARYTKEQLNATYYLINEAGGIGHFLPNYERLLKSGLNGYLKELDGREDDFSRAARICCQAVGVYAARLSAKTRALAAAEPDENRAAELREIGRICSRVPMNPPETLHEALQALWIAHMAVNMEGLNSAISFGRIDQYLYPFYKADMDAGRITPDKARELLLLFSAKAVEHVFLLSERTSQYHGGYLVVQAAIVGGMDEEGNDATNELTYIFLDVMERLGLRDPNYQARIHKGSPEHYIRRVTDVVRKGGGTPAVFGDEAAIEALTSHGFPLREARNYAVVGCVELALPGKSFFSTDAGLLNLPLCMELALNQGRRFGKKARLGADTPDPLTMTNMEQVIDAFRRQVDFMAARMIDDLRVMETGNRDHHPTPFSSMLVDGCIESGRDVTAGGALYNSSGVQGVGLADVADSLAAIDDVVFTRKKYTMAEVINAVKNNFNSAGVLRSELLKAPKFGYDDPLPDNYANMAAHIFHDALNRHDNTRGGRYVPGFYSVTCHVAFGKRTPALPSGRLAGEPFASSLGPSNGRDRLGPTALLNSVAHVDSRLAMNGYALNLRFDPSTLSGEKGVDILSSLVKGFFSQGGMEMQLNVLDAEKLEDARLHPGKYPGLVVRVAGYCAYFDDLPEDSKLEIISRTRLRV
- a CDS encoding tetratricopeptide repeat protein, with product MKKIIIILVILAIAGCAGTFAKQRKISSPSYQLAMEKLSQNDMQGALVELKKGQKANPADPEIYYGYALTYRQWDKPAEAIPYVDKAIEYAGNLEYDHPGMKSEAYNLKGDLLAKLNKNEEALKYFKKALDDDLYKTPENTLYNMALVYITMGKLTEAKASLSKAVGIRPDLTPAWDALGVVYSRTGDNASAVTALNRALELYPDYIEAHWDIAQVYIETGNTEEARKHLLDIIRLDKTGGFSARASAKLAEIEGLQ
- a CDS encoding AAA family ATPase — protein: MREPFKEYMSRELGNDIILISCGLPASYKTETTEVIARMKGYVILRTDLIRLEVLKGEDIFDEKVASSMDKRNLVYDEMFRRASELAAKDKGVILDATFITQKLRRRAAEVAALNNKTFVIQQTVCPQEVSLNRISRRTRENYESNAITEQAYLNNKNRFEPVDLADLKGLYPNLKIIHLTIDTTSDSEDEWKVIERKDM
- a CDS encoding PHP domain-containing protein gives rise to the protein MIKIDLHIHSKDGSDGRWHLEEIFREASIRGINLISITDHDSISSQREAAGLAQKYRMSYITGVELNVTFNHPEFTEGKDISLDFLGYNFDPDNKTLVSKLAELSSYRRKRALIILENLNSELSGEGKNILGEDDIRKIQERTEGAIGRPHIADYLIERGIVKNRQEAFDRYLVRLNLPKMHLSLEEASNLIRGAGGLLFLAHPDDPNGTSLRAVSADLSIQQKAIESSMLDNINGIECWHSRLTPKATDSYLAFARRHGLLVSGGSDCHQQPVLMGNLEIPAFVAGNFGINSF